Genomic segment of Pararhodobacter zhoushanensis:
TCCGGGCAAGCCGCGCGGCGACGTTGCGCGGCAGGGGGCCCAGAGAGTTGCCGTCGAGATACAGGATCCCCTCAGGCAGGTCGAACTGGGCGCGGGTGGCGGCGAAATCGGTAGGCATGGCGACTCCCTTTTGGGGGAGAAGGCTATCGCTCGGCGGGCTATATTTCAAGCTTGAAACTAAGGGCCGAAAAAAGGGCGCATACCCGGAGGGAACACGCCCGTCACTCGCTACTCACAGGTTCAGGCAATCCGCTTTTGTACAGGGTGCCCGGCAAAGGTCTTTTCGCCGACCATGACCACCATCAACCCGGTAGGCGTGGTGCCGACGAACTGGCCTTGGATGCTCAGATAACGGCCGATCATAATGGTTTTCAGCACAGTGCATTCCTCTTGTCCCATGCCCTGAATTTGACACATTCACGACGATTTTGCCAGAAAAACACCGCAATTGACTGCTTCGCTGCGGAACCTGTTTGTTTCCGAGTTTCCATTTTACCGAATAATATTCCCCAGAAAGAGAACTGTTTCGATAAAAGTCAAAGCCAGTCGCGCAAGATGGCAATGAGCGGGATGTCCGCCGGCGGCATCGGATACTCGCGCAGCGCATCGGCCCGAACCCATTTCAGCACCTGCCCCTCTTGCGGCGTGGCGATTCCCTCCCAGCGACGGCAGGCGAAGAGGGGCATCAGCAGGTGAAATTCCGGGTAGGCGTGGCTGGCGAAAGTCAGCGGTGCCAGGCACGAGGTCCAGGTGTTGATGCCCAGTTCTTCGTGCAATTCGCGGATCAGGGCGGCTTCGGGGGATTCGCCGGGTTCGACCTTGCCGCCGGGAAACTCCCACAGCCCGGCCATGGACTTGCCCGCCGGTCGCTGGGCCAGCAGCACGCGGCCATCGGCGTCGATCAGGGCGACGGCGGAGACGAGGACAATCTTCATACGGGATCTCCGGGTGGAGAGGCCGGGGGCTGGCGGCCCCCGGACCCCCCGAGCGTATTTTCAGCAAGATGAAGGGGCGCGGTTTACGGGTTGTTAACCACGATCCCTACGAGCGGTAATCGGCGTTGATGTCGATATAGCGGTGGGTCAGATCGCAGGTCCAGACCTTGGCGGTGCCTTTGCCCAGCCCCAGATCGACGCCGATTTCAAGCTCGGGGTTTTTCATATAGGCCGCGCCTTCGGCCTCCTTGTAGCCCGGATCGACCAGCCCGCCCGAGGCCACGGTGAGGGCGCCAAACGTGATGCCCAGCCGGTCGCGGTCAGCCGCTGCGCCGGATTTGCCGACGGCGGCGACGATGCGGCCCCAGTTCGGATCTTCGCCCGCCAGCGCGGTCTTGACCAGCGGCGAATTGGCGATGCTGAGCGCGCACAGCTTGGCGTCTTCGTTGCTTTGGGCGCCGCTGACGGTGATGCCGACGAACTTGGTTGCCCCCTCGCCGTCACGCACCACCTGATGCGCAAGGTTCATCATCACGTCACCAAGCGCGCGCTCGAAGGCCTTGGCCTCGGCCGAGCGCATATTGGTCAGTGCCGGACCCTGACCCGTCGCGGCGATGAGCAGCGTGTCCGAAGTCGAGGTGTCGCTGTCGACCGTGATGCAGTTGAAGCTGCGGTCTGTCAGGCGGCTGACGACGGTTTGCAGCGCCTTCTGGGCGATCTTCACGTCGGTGAAGATATAGACCAGCATCGTCGCCATATCCGGCGCGATCATGCCCGAGCCTTTGGCGATCCCGGCGATGCGCACGGTCTGGCCGCCGATCTCGACCTCGGCCATCGCGCCCTTGGGGTAGGTGTCGGTGGTCATGATGGCGCGGGCGGCGTCGGGGATGCCGTCGGGCGACAGGCCATCGACCAGCGCGTCCAGCGCCGCTTCGATGCGCTCATGCGGCAGCGGCTCGCCGATGACGCCGGTCGAGGAGGTGAAGACGCGGGTTTCGGGCAGGCCCAGCTTGGCTGCGACCGAGGCCGACAGCGCGTTGACCGAGGCCCAGCCGCGCGCACCGGTAAAGGCGTTGGAATTGCCCGAGTTCACCAGGATCGCGGCGCCCTGATCCGCCCCGTCGGTCACGCCGACCTTGGCCTGACAATCGAGCACCGCCGCCGAGCGGGTGGCCGAGCGGGTAAAGGTTCCCGCCACGACCGAACCGGGCGCGAGGCGGGCCAGCATCACATCGGTGCGGTTCTTATAGCGCACACCGGCCTGTGCGGTGGCGAACTCGACCCCGGGGATGACGGGCAGCAGCGGGAAGCCATCCTTGGGAGCCAGCGGCGAGACGACGGTCACTTTGGTTGCCGGGGAAGCGACCGGCACCGTGGCAAGGCGGGTTTTCAAGGCCTTGGCGCGGGATTTCCACTTTTGGATCTTCTGCTTGTACTTCTTCTTCGTTGCCATCGGGACCGAGCTCCTGGAAAGACAGACGGCCCGCAGCCCCCGGAAGGGTGCGGGCCGGTTTCGGCGTTACGCTACGCGCTGGCGCGTCACTCGTCCAGCAGCGACGATTGGCTCAGCAGGGCCGGATCCATGCCTTCGGCAAGGTTTTCGACCTCTGCGCCTTCGCGCAGTTGCTCGACGCGGGCGGTGGTCGCTTCGCGCTGGATCTGGGTGACCAGATCGTCGCGGACATCCTCAAGTGCCGGAACCTCGGCGGTGCGGGTGCCCAGCAGGGTGATGACGTGCCAGCCGAAGCGGGTCTGCACCGGCTCGGACACCTGACCGTCTTCCAGACCTTCAACGACGGCCTGGAATTCGGGGATCATCACGCCGGCGGGGAACCAGCCCAGATCGCCGCCCTGCTGCGACGAGCCGTCGATCGAGAACTCGCGCGCCACGTCGGCAAACTCACGGCCCTCGGCCAACGCGGCCACAACCTGATCGCGCTCTTCTTCGGTGCGCACGAG
This window contains:
- a CDS encoding (deoxy)nucleoside triphosphate pyrophosphohydrolase, yielding MKIVLVSAVALIDADGRVLLAQRPAGKSMAGLWEFPGGKVEPGESPEAALIRELHEELGINTWTSCLAPLTFASHAYPEFHLLMPLFACRRWEGIATPQEGQVLKWVRADALREYPMPPADIPLIAILRDWL
- the argJ gene encoding bifunctional glutamate N-acetyltransferase/amino-acid acetyltransferase ArgJ; this translates as MATKKKYKQKIQKWKSRAKALKTRLATVPVASPATKVTVVSPLAPKDGFPLLPVIPGVEFATAQAGVRYKNRTDVMLARLAPGSVVAGTFTRSATRSAAVLDCQAKVGVTDGADQGAAILVNSGNSNAFTGARGWASVNALSASVAAKLGLPETRVFTSSTGVIGEPLPHERIEAALDALVDGLSPDGIPDAARAIMTTDTYPKGAMAEVEIGGQTVRIAGIAKGSGMIAPDMATMLVYIFTDVKIAQKALQTVVSRLTDRSFNCITVDSDTSTSDTLLIAATGQGPALTNMRSAEAKAFERALGDVMMNLAHQVVRDGEGATKFVGITVSGAQSNEDAKLCALSIANSPLVKTALAGEDPNWGRIVAAVGKSGAAADRDRLGITFGALTVASGGLVDPGYKEAEGAAYMKNPELEIGVDLGLGKGTAKVWTCDLTHRYIDINADYRS